From a region of the Bermanella marisrubri genome:
- a CDS encoding YaeQ family protein: MALKALIRKCSLNISDMDRHYYHTHEFTLAQHPSETDLRLMVRILAYALNAEEGLEFTKGLSTTDEPDLWKKDLVDHIEHWIELGQVDEKRVRQACHKADKVTLYTYQDNAADVWQSQVRKALIEYKNLSIYHIPEPQCLELESLIDRGMSLFVTIQDEAITVSNDRSNIEITPQKITA; encoded by the coding sequence ATGGCCCTGAAAGCACTCATCCGTAAATGCTCGCTGAACATCAGCGATATGGATCGACATTATTATCACACGCACGAATTTACATTGGCCCAACACCCAAGTGAAACCGATCTTAGACTCATGGTGCGAATACTGGCATATGCATTAAATGCCGAAGAAGGTTTAGAGTTCACCAAGGGACTAAGCACTACAGACGAACCCGATTTATGGAAAAAAGATCTAGTCGATCATATAGAGCATTGGATTGAACTTGGACAAGTGGATGAAAAACGTGTCCGCCAAGCTTGCCATAAAGCAGACAAAGTCACGCTCTATACCTATCAAGATAACGCGGCGGACGTATGGCAAAGCCAAGTTAGAAAAGCTCTGATTGAGTATAAAAACCTGAGTATATACCATATACCAGAACCTCAATGCCTAGAACTGGAAAGCCTTATCGATCGAGGCATGTCATTATTTGTGACCATTCAGGATGAAGCCATTACCGTGAGTAATGATAGAAGCAATATTGAGATCACGCCGCAAAAAATAACAGCATGA
- a CDS encoding PDC sensor domain-containing protein, with product MTNSTLYRISLFIWLWACFTPNCLAIEKSDLEPVIESLTKFARSNEVISWLKANDSTFNLPDILQIDREWNSKPDIENQFFDPEVQNQIAVFMSENRLFVEIILIGRNGETLAAIPKTSDYWQGDEDKFIQVMAYHRNYIGPLKWDESTQTISAHVSIPVTHKDETIGVITGGIEATLQDLSRAQIN from the coding sequence ATGACTAATTCTACTCTTTACCGCATTTCACTATTTATTTGGCTATGGGCATGCTTTACTCCTAATTGCTTAGCCATTGAAAAATCTGATTTGGAGCCAGTAATTGAAAGTTTGACTAAGTTTGCGCGCTCAAATGAGGTCATTTCTTGGCTAAAAGCCAATGACTCCACATTTAACCTACCAGACATCTTGCAAATTGACCGAGAGTGGAACTCTAAACCTGATATAGAGAATCAGTTCTTTGATCCAGAGGTACAAAACCAAATTGCCGTTTTTATGAGTGAAAATAGATTATTTGTTGAGATTATTCTAATCGGTAGAAATGGCGAAACATTGGCAGCAATACCCAAAACCTCTGACTATTGGCAAGGGGATGAAGACAAGTTTATTCAAGTCATGGCCTACCATAGAAACTATATAGGGCCATTAAAATGGGACGAGAGCACTCAAACCATAAGTGCCCATGTATCCATCCCTGTGACACACAAGGATGAAACTATTGGCGTTATAACTGGGGGGATCGAAGCGACTCTTCAGGATTTAAGCCGAGCTCAGATCAATTAG
- a CDS encoding peptidylprolyl isomerase, with the protein MPVASACHILVKDKKLAEELKQRLAKGEDFGKLAKQYSTCPSKKQGGNLGEFHKGDMVKAFDDVVFKRPILKVHGPIKTRFGYHLIKTIYRS; encoded by the coding sequence ATGCCCGTTGCCAGTGCCTGCCATATATTAGTGAAAGACAAAAAACTTGCTGAAGAACTGAAGCAGCGCCTGGCCAAAGGGGAAGACTTTGGCAAGCTAGCAAAGCAGTACTCTACGTGCCCAAGCAAAAAACAGGGTGGCAATCTAGGTGAGTTTCATAAAGGAGATATGGTCAAAGCGTTTGATGATGTGGTATTTAAGCGCCCGATCCTGAAAGTTCATGGGCCGATTAAAACCCGCTTCGGTTATCACCTTATTAAGACTATATATCGCTCGTAG
- a CDS encoding DUF6122 family protein gives MISGLFYLAMEHRPWLHIVLHFIVPALLAWIFSRVSFLSLNEQGLASGVKYWLLSKGAFSAYILMMLTMLVDIDHLLATPLYAPNRCSIGFHPLHQIPALFVYGLMVLIPLLLRKPNASWSKVVFWLGMGLGIHMLLDGLDCWWMRSDSN, from the coding sequence ATGATTTCCGGATTGTTTTATTTGGCCATGGAGCACCGTCCTTGGCTACATATAGTTTTGCATTTTATTGTCCCTGCGCTACTGGCTTGGATTTTTTCTCGAGTCTCCTTTTTATCACTTAATGAACAAGGCCTCGCTTCTGGTGTCAAGTATTGGCTTTTAAGTAAAGGAGCCTTTTCCGCTTACATTCTAATGATGCTCACCATGCTAGTGGATATTGATCACCTCTTGGCAACACCGCTTTATGCTCCCAATCGGTGTAGCATTGGGTTTCATCCTCTACATCAAATACCCGCCTTGTTTGTCTATGGTCTGATGGTGCTAATTCCGTTGTTGCTGAGGAAGCCTAATGCAAGCTGGTCTAAGGTGGTTTTTTGGCTTGGCATGGGATTGGGAATCCACATGTTGCTTGATGGATTGGATTGCTGGTGGATGAGATCGGATTCTAATTGA